One genomic region from Ornithinicoccus hortensis encodes:
- a CDS encoding VOC family protein: MNSTLRADSPATAQTPDVLDADTSMGAVTLKVADLDAMVTYYRDGVGLTLLALEGGRAVLGRPGNPSLVLEIAPELRYASATAAGLFHTAFLFENRSDLASSVYSVARQYPNTFTGSSDHLVSEAFYFDDPEGNGVELYWDRPREEWTWTNGRVAMDTIFLDPNAFLTQHLTESGSVRATDGRSEVGHVHLKVGDIATARRFYVDTVGFEVTTEFGSQALFVSAGGYHHHLGMNTWRSQGAGERTPALGLGEVSIQLPTADGLGALRERLHSRGVQVADDGRELTFDDPWRNLVRVTGPEA, translated from the coding sequence ATGAACTCCACCCTCCGGGCCGACTCGCCCGCCACCGCCCAGACTCCCGACGTGCTCGACGCCGACACCTCGATGGGTGCGGTGACGCTCAAGGTCGCTGACCTGGACGCCATGGTCACCTACTACCGGGACGGCGTCGGTCTGACGCTCCTGGCGCTCGAGGGAGGCCGGGCGGTCCTGGGTCGCCCGGGCAACCCGTCCCTCGTCCTGGAGATCGCCCCCGAGCTCCGGTATGCCTCCGCCACCGCCGCGGGCCTGTTCCACACGGCCTTCCTCTTCGAGAACCGGTCGGACCTGGCCTCCTCGGTCTACTCCGTCGCGCGCCAGTACCCGAACACCTTCACCGGCAGCTCGGACCACCTGGTGAGCGAGGCCTTCTACTTCGACGACCCCGAGGGCAACGGCGTTGAGCTCTACTGGGACCGTCCTCGCGAGGAGTGGACCTGGACCAACGGGCGGGTCGCGATGGACACCATCTTCCTGGACCCGAACGCCTTCCTGACCCAGCACCTCACCGAGTCCGGGTCGGTGCGCGCGACCGACGGCCGGTCCGAAGTCGGCCACGTCCACCTCAAGGTCGGCGACATCGCCACCGCCCGACGCTTCTACGTCGACACGGTCGGCTTCGAGGTCACCACCGAGTTCGGCTCCCAGGCCCTCTTCGTCTCCGCCGGCGGCTACCACCACCACCTCGGCATGAACACCTGGCGCAGCCAGGGAGCCGGCGAGCGCACCCCGGCGCTCGGCCTGGGCGAGGTCTCTATCCAGCTGCCCACCGCCGACGGTCTCGGAGCGCTCCGGGAGCGGCTGCACTCCCGCGGCGTCCAGGTCGCCGACGACGGCCGGGAGCTCACCTTCGACGACCCGTGGCGCAACCTGGTGCGGGTCACCGGTCCGGAGGCCTGA